The genomic interval CTAAGTTAACACTTTTGGTCCGAAATTCCGCTCGGAATCCGTCAAAAATAACGTTCCGCCGCCCCGCTTAGTATGATTCTCCCCGGAACGGACGGCGCACGGACGAAATTCGGAGCCGACTTGTTTCCTGTTAATAAAAAGTTACGTACCTTTGACTGCAATTTTGCGCTTTAACCTGTTTTTGAACACTCGCATGAAAAAAGTAGATGTTGTTTTAGGCTTGCAATGGGGCGACGAGGGAAAAGGGAAAGTCGTAGACGTGCTCACTCCCGCCTACCGGGTGATCGCCCGGTTCCAAGGCGGCCCGAACGCAGGGCACTCCCTCCACTTCGAGGGCAAGAAGTACGTGCTGCACACGATTCCCTCGGGCATTTTCCGGGACGGCTCGGTCAACGTCATCGGCAACGGCGTGGTGATCGACCCGGTCATCCTCTCCGAAGAGATCGCCGGCCTGGAAGCCGACGGAATCGACGTACAGGGCAAGCTGCTGATCTCGAAGAAAGCGCATCTGATCCTGCCCACGCACCGCGCGATCGACGCGGCGTCGGAAGCGGCCAAGGGAAAGACCAAAATCGGATCGACGCTCAAGGGCATCGGTCCCACCTATATGGACAAGACGGGACGCAACGGACTGAGAATAGGAGATATCGTATCGCCGGAATTCGGAGAACGATACGGGCGGCTGAAGGAAAAACACCTCGGACTGCTCCGCCAATACGACTATCCGGTCGACCTGACCGACTACGAGAAGAAGTGGTTCGAGGGAATCGAGAATCTCAAGCGTTTCCGGCTGATCGACAGCGAGCATGCGGTGAACCGCCTGCTCGACGAGGATAACACGATGCTGGCCGAAGGAGCGCAGGGTTCGATGCTGGACATCGATTTCGGCACTTATCCCTTCGTCACGTCGTCGAACACGCTCTGCGCCGGCGTTTGTACCGGTCTGGGCGTAGCTCCGTCGCGCATCGGCAACGTGTACGGCATCTTCAAGGCCTATTGCACGCGGGTGGGCAGCGGACCGTTCCCGACCGAACTTTTCGACGAAGACGGCGAGCGGATGCGCCAGATTGGCATGGAATTCGGAGCGACGACCGGCAGGCCCCGCCGCTGCGGCTGGCTCGACATGGTCGCGCTGAAGTACTCGGTCATGATGAACGGAGTCACGTCGCTGATCATGATGAAAGCCGACGTGCTGAACGATTTCGACCGGCTGAAAGTGGCCGTAGCCTACCGCGTGAACGGGGAGCGGACGACCGAGTTCCCGTTTGAGACCGCCGGGGAAATAGTTCCGGAGTACAGGGAGTTCGAAGGGTGGAAATGCGACATCAACTCGATGCGCAGCTACGACGAGTTCCCCCGTCAGCTCAAAGAGTACGTCGAATTCATCGAGCGGGAGACGGGCGTGCCGGTCAAGATTATTTCGGTAGGTCCCGACCGCGAAGAAACGATTGTCAGGTAAAACAAAACGATACGACGATGAGAACGACCAAAGGATCCATGGCAGCCATGATGGCGGCCGCGCTGCTGACGACCGGATGCGCGGCGTTCCAGAACATGAGCAAAACGGGACAGGGCGCCACGATCGGCGGAGGCGGAGGCGCCGTAGCCGGCGCGGCTATCGGCGCGATGGCCGGAGGCGGCAAGGGCGCGGCCATCGGAACAGCGGTCGGCGCGGGTCTCGGAGCCGGAGTAGGCGCGCTGATCGGCCGCCGGATGGACAAGCAGAAAGCCGAGCTCGAGAAAATCGAGGGCGCGCAGGTGGAAACCGTCACGGACGAAAACGACCTGCAGGCGATCAAAGTCACGTTCAACGACAAGATCCTGTTCGCCACCGGCAAGAGCGACCTGAGCGACGCCTCGCGGAGCGCGCTGGGCAAGTTCGCCGCCTCGCTCGCCCAGTCGCCCGAGACGGACATAGCCATCTACGGGCACACCGACAACACGGGCAGTCGCGCGGTCAATCAGAAGCTCAGCGAAGAGCGCGCGCAGGCCGTAGCGAACTATCTGATCGGACAGAAGGTCGATCCCGTGCGGATCACGACCCGGGGTCTGGCCTACGACTCGCCGATAGCCGACAACTCGACCGAGGAAGGCCGCGCGCAGAACCGGCGCGTGGAGATACTCATCACGGCCAACGACCAGATGATCCAGCAAGCGCAGGACGGCACGCTGAAATAACCGCGACCGGCGCCGG from Alistipes ihumii AP11 carries:
- a CDS encoding OmpA family protein, translating into MRTTKGSMAAMMAAALLTTGCAAFQNMSKTGQGATIGGGGGAVAGAAIGAMAGGGKGAAIGTAVGAGLGAGVGALIGRRMDKQKAELEKIEGAQVETVTDENDLQAIKVTFNDKILFATGKSDLSDASRSALGKFAASLAQSPETDIAIYGHTDNTGSRAVNQKLSEERAQAVANYLIGQKVDPVRITTRGLAYDSPIADNSTEEGRAQNRRVEILITANDQMIQQAQDGTLK
- a CDS encoding adenylosuccinate synthase; amino-acid sequence: MKKVDVVLGLQWGDEGKGKVVDVLTPAYRVIARFQGGPNAGHSLHFEGKKYVLHTIPSGIFRDGSVNVIGNGVVIDPVILSEEIAGLEADGIDVQGKLLISKKAHLILPTHRAIDAASEAAKGKTKIGSTLKGIGPTYMDKTGRNGLRIGDIVSPEFGERYGRLKEKHLGLLRQYDYPVDLTDYEKKWFEGIENLKRFRLIDSEHAVNRLLDEDNTMLAEGAQGSMLDIDFGTYPFVTSSNTLCAGVCTGLGVAPSRIGNVYGIFKAYCTRVGSGPFPTELFDEDGERMRQIGMEFGATTGRPRRCGWLDMVALKYSVMMNGVTSLIMMKADVLNDFDRLKVAVAYRVNGERTTEFPFETAGEIVPEYREFEGWKCDINSMRSYDEFPRQLKEYVEFIERETGVPVKIISVGPDREETIVR